The genome window GGCCGTAATGTCACCTGACACACTCGATCCGCCCGAACGGAGGACTGCCCTGGAAACCTGTCCCCCCGACAGCCGCGGCCCGCTCCGGGCGGCCAAGGACGCCCTGCGCCGCACTGTGCTCGAACGCCGCGCCGCGCAGGCGCCTGAACTCCTGGCGCAATGGAGCCGGTCGGTCCGGAGCCGCCTGGAGGGCCTGGCCCTCTGGCAAAGCTGCCGTTTCCCCTGCATCTACATCAGCGCCAAGCCCGGCGAGGTGGACACCCACGGCCTGATCCGCGGCGCCCTGGAGTCGGGAAAGCGGGTCTGCGTGCCGCTTACCCACCCCGGCGATCCGGAGCTCGAGATAATCGAGATCACCCACCTCGACCCGCTGGTGCCCGGCCCGTTCGGCCTGCTCGACCCCGCCCAGGAAAACCGGAAGTCCCTGATCGCGCCCGCCTGGGACCTTGTGCTTGCACCTGGCCTGGCGTTCGACCGGCTCGGCCACCGGATCGGGTTCGGCCGCGGCTACTATGACCGTCTGCTGCGCCGTCGCCGGGTGGCCGCTGCGGCGCTGGCTTTTTCGTTCCAGATCATGCCTGAATTTGCCGTCTCGCCCGAGGATATCGACATGGATTATGTCGTTACGGAGCAAGAGGTTGTCCATGTCTGCCGGAACAGGGTCACGCCCTGAACCAATATTCTTTACTTTTTCAGTCTGATTTGATATTATAAATTTCTGTTCCGTGAATTGACGGCCAGTCGATTTCTCCCGCGAAAACCGTAACTCACTCGGAGGATGAAACGAGTTGTACGTACCGACCAGGATATTCCTCACCAAGGGAGTCGGCCATCACAAGGAGAAGCTCACCAGCTTCGAGATGGCTCTGCGTAAGGCCCGGATAGCGCAATTCAACCTCGTGAAGGTTTCGAGTATTTTCCCGCCCCGCTGCCGGGTCGTGCCGCGCTCACGAGGACTGGCTACCCTATTCGCGGGGCAGATAGTCCATTGCGTGATGAGCGAGCAGAGCACCAACGAGCCGCATCGCCTGATCAGCGCCTCGATCGGCGTGGCTGTGCCCAAGGACCGTGAGAAACACGGCTACCTGAGCGAGCACCACGGTTTCGGCCAGACCCAGCAGCAGGCCGGCGATTACGCCGAGGACCTCGCCGCCGACATGTTCGCCACGATCATGGGTTTCGAGGTTGACCTCGAAGCCAGCTACGACGAGAAGAAAGAACTCTGGAAATTGGGCAACGAGATAGTCCACACCGCCAACATCACTCAGTCCGCGGTCGGTTCCAAGGACGGGGGTTGGACCACGGTGATCGCGGCGGCGATCCTGATCAAGTAGCGTGACGACAATGGAACGACTCAATTTTCTGAACCCAACTGCCGGCCCGACGGGTCTCGATGCCTGCCGGGCCGTGATTCTGCCGGCCCCGTTCGAGCGCAGCACCAGCTACGGGCACGGCGCCGCGCTGGGACCGGCCGCCATTATCGAGGCCAGCCAGCAGGTGGAGGAGTATGATCCGCTGCTGGGGATCGAGACCACCGCTTTCGGCATACACACCGCCGCGGCGGTGGACGATGACCCCGCGCTGCCGGCCGAAAAGTACCTGGAGCGCCTGGAGCAGGCCGTAGAGTCCTACCTGGAGCGCGGCAAGCTGGTGGCGACCCTGGGCGGCGAGCACAGCCTGTCCCTGGCCCCCTGGCGCGCGCACCAGAGGCGTCACCCCGGCGCCGGCATCCTGCAACTGGATGCCCATGCCGACCTGCGCGACAGCTACGAGGGCGATCCCTACAGCCACGCCTCGGTGATGCGGCGTATCCTGGAGACAGGTCCCGCCGCGGCCGTGGCCGTGGGCATCCGCAGCCTCTGCCGCGAGGAGGCCGAGCTGTACGCCGCGGGCCGGGTGCTGCTGCTGGATGCCCGCACGGTGGCCATGAGCGCCGACTGGATCGAGCGCGCCGTGGCCGCCCTGCCCGGGGAGGTCTACCTCACTATCGACGTGGACGCCCTCGACCCGGCGGTGGCGCCCTCCACCGGCACGCCCGAGCCGGGCGGCCTGTCGTGGTATCAAATGCTGGCCCTGCTGGATGCGGTCACCGCGCGCAAGCGGGTGATCGGTTTCGACCTGGTGGAGCTGGCCCCAAACACCGGCGTGCAGTACCCGGATTTCACTTGCGCCAAGCTGGTCTACCATCTGATCGGCCTGGTGCTCACACGCACACCAGCGGCGGGACGAGCCTGAAACCGCCGGAGGTGAAAGATGTCGCTGGAACAGAGACTGTTGGATGACCTCAAGGCGGCGATGAAAAGCCGCAACGAGCTGGAGACCAGTGTCCTCAGGATGCTCAAGAGCCAGCTCATGCTGAAAAAGACCGAGAAGGAAGGCGTAAAGGAGCTGAGCGACGAGGTGGTGAGCGAGGTGTTCGCCGCCTACGGCAAGAAAATCGCCGAATCGGTGGATCAGTTCCGCGCCGGCAAGCGCCAGGACTTGGTCGAGCGCACCGAGGCCGAGCTGGCCGTGATCCGCCGCTACCTTCCCGAGCCGGCCAGTGAGGAGCAGGTCCGCGCCGTTATCGCCGAGGTGGCCGCCTCGGTGGGAGCGGCCGGCCCCCAGGACATGGGCAAGGTGATGGGGCCCGCGATGGCGCGCCTCAAGGGCCGGGCGGATGGCGGCCTGGTCAGCCGTCTGGTGCGCGAGCACCTGGCCGGCAAGTGAGCCGCCGGTATCTGACGAGTGAATCACGAGCGGGCCGTTTCCGGAAGCGGACGGCCCGTTGCGTTTGAGGCTAATTTGAAGTCTTAAGTACAGTTTCCGCCTTCTGTGAAGCGGTCAGCGGCAGAATGTCCTGTGCAGAGGCACGGTGCGCCGTGCCCAAGCCCCGGAGTGCTATTGTACCGGGCAATGTAGGGGCAGTTCATGAATTGCCCCTACGGCATGGTCCGGGCATAAGCTGCCACGCTGATGAACATGGTTAAAAGAACGTGAGTCGTTCACGTAGTCGAGGAATGAGCGAATGAGCGAAGCCAAGAAGATCGTACTGACCGGCGGGCGGGTGGTCACCCCGCTGGGTGTGGTGAGCGCCAACGTGGAGATCGGCGGGGGCCGTATCCTGCGCGTGGGCGATTTCCCGGCCGCGGGCGGCCCCGGTGTGACAGTGGTCCGCCTTCACGACAGCTACGTGCTGCCCGGGCTGATCGACATGCATATCAACGACGGGGTCTCGATCCTGAGGGGGCTCAAGACCCCCGAGCAGCACGCCGCCCGTCTGGCCGAGGTCAGCCGGGGGCTTCTGCCCCTGGGG of bacterium contains these proteins:
- a CDS encoding GatB/YqeY domain-containing protein, coding for MSLEQRLLDDLKAAMKSRNELETSVLRMLKSQLMLKKTEKEGVKELSDEVVSEVFAAYGKKIAESVDQFRAGKRQDLVERTEAELAVIRRYLPEPASEEQVRAVIAEVAASVGAAGPQDMGKVMGPAMARLKGRADGGLVSRLVREHLAGK
- a CDS encoding 5-formyltetrahydrofolate cyclo-ligase; translated protein: MSPDTLDPPERRTALETCPPDSRGPLRAAKDALRRTVLERRAAQAPELLAQWSRSVRSRLEGLALWQSCRFPCIYISAKPGEVDTHGLIRGALESGKRVCVPLTHPGDPELEIIEITHLDPLVPGPFGLLDPAQENRKSLIAPAWDLVLAPGLAFDRLGHRIGFGRGYYDRLLRRRRVAAAALAFSFQIMPEFAVSPEDIDMDYVVTEQEVVHVCRNRVTP
- the speB gene encoding agmatinase, giving the protein MERLNFLNPTAGPTGLDACRAVILPAPFERSTSYGHGAALGPAAIIEASQQVEEYDPLLGIETTAFGIHTAAAVDDDPALPAEKYLERLEQAVESYLERGKLVATLGGEHSLSLAPWRAHQRRHPGAGILQLDAHADLRDSYEGDPYSHASVMRRILETGPAAAVAVGIRSLCREEAELYAAGRVLLLDARTVAMSADWIERAVAALPGEVYLTIDVDALDPAVAPSTGTPEPGGLSWYQMLALLDAVTARKRVIGFDLVELAPNTGVQYPDFTCAKLVYHLIGLVLTRTPAAGRA
- a CDS encoding arginine decarboxylase, pyruvoyl-dependent is translated as MYVPTRIFLTKGVGHHKEKLTSFEMALRKARIAQFNLVKVSSIFPPRCRVVPRSRGLATLFAGQIVHCVMSEQSTNEPHRLISASIGVAVPKDREKHGYLSEHHGFGQTQQQAGDYAEDLAADMFATIMGFEVDLEASYDEKKELWKLGNEIVHTANITQSAVGSKDGGWTTVIAAAILIK